The following nucleotide sequence is from Channa argus isolate prfri chromosome 9, Channa argus male v1.0, whole genome shotgun sequence.
ACATGGTGGCTCCTTCAGTACATTTATCTCTCCGCTGGTCTCTTATCTGCACTGtgctttgaaatgaaaacaactaCCCTAACGGCTATCTCATTTTGTCTATTCCAGCTATGATCAAAGCAGAGGAGAATGGGTAAGAGCTTCCTGTTTACCTTTGGTTACTTTTTGCTTCTGCACTGCATGTATTATGAACAACAAATAAagcagttattaaaaataaattttactatCCCCTTCTAGTTTTATTAATCAAGTCAGTAATATTTTCCTGGTGTTCTTATAATACATGCATTACCATCATGTTCTGATTTTAGAACGGTAGAGGCAGCAGCCCCTGGCACCACCACAGCTCCTGTAGTACAAGCAGATAATACAGCTACTATGACGACCATAGTGGAGGCAGAAACTGCAACAGTGGTCCCAGAGGAACAACCATCCCAGGTGACTGTGCATCACACAGCTGAGGTAAAGGCTGCCGATGCACCTGTGGCTTCTTCAGAGagcacagctgcagcagagtcCACAGCCAGGTAAATAATTATGTTGATTACAGAGACAGGTTCTGTCTCTACTACTCAGATATACGCATATAGTACATACATCTATTCATGATTATCGAGTCAGAACCATAAGGTTACAGGGGTGTCAGGTCACTGGATGTGATTAATGCTGATACAATGAGACACCACAGCTGAGAAAATCTCATATTATCTTACTTTATTCTCAGTGTTGAAGTCCCCAAGGAAGAACGTCCAgaacttcagaaaaaaacatacaaatggaACACAAAAGAAGAGGCCAAGCAGGCTTTCAAAGAGCTGCTAAAGGAGAAGGTGAGAGAGACCGTCAAACGTCGTTAACATGTAGCTGAACTATAGGCGCTGCCCTGTTGGGCAGTAGAGATGATGCGTTGCCTCTGTAGGACAGCAGTCACTACTCAATGTTCTTTGACGTTTAGCAGGGCAAATAGAAAAATGTCCATCAGCTTGTTTCAGCGCTCTGGCCTGAACATACATTAGTATCcattattttgcttttagcTGTGACCAATGCCAgtaattatgtattttgtgGGTTGCtcaatcagtcagtcagtccaatagattttattttgcttgtgCCATTATAGATAAGAAGACTCTAGGACTGAATGTTTCAATCAAgtcatcaaatgttttcagaaggtcCGTTTTTATGGTTAACTATACATCTTTGTGTCCCCTAATGTCTAATGTGTTTACCAGTACACCCTTTGCCTTCTGATCTGTATCTAATCCCTATGCCTCATGAGCCTCTGGGAGATCTTAGCTTGATTGTTCAGCTTCACCTCCTGTCGCTGTGAATGTGTTGTGCGTTTGGTCACAAGCCAGCCTAGCACCACCCACCTTGAATCCTGCTATATTTAgagctttttaattttatgcacAAAGCTCTCCTCTGAGATTGCTTGCCATTTCCTGCAAGATCCTAATGGCTCTGTCTTTATGATTAGCTTTATTGGATCAAGGCACAGTGCTGGTTGGGATTAAGACAGTGAGAGGTAGTGGCATGCCTCAGTGAGTTAGAATAATTGTGACAACTGACAAGACAGGTTTGCTGCAGAATCGGCTCATAATCAATGAAGGAGACACTTTCTGATAGAGGAAAGTGACAGAAGGGGGGCTTACATAAGACTTCAATGGCACATTTTTTGAGTTATTCCCATCGCTCCCTTGTTAACACAGTATCTATTGGTTATTAATAAGAATGCATTTTCAGATTTAGAAATACAATGTTGTGCAATTTTTGCAAAATATATAGTCAAAACAATTGTTTTCCTTAAATCTGTCAATAAAGGTGTTAGACATTtgacatgaaaatataaaataatacattttaaggaAGAGACCATCatgattttgtcttttcatttcaggGCGTGTCCTCAAACTCCTCTTGGGAACAGGCTATGAAAATGATTATCAATGATCCTCGCTACAGGTACTCTGTACTCAGTTTATCCTATTTATTGTACAATAGCAGGGGAGAAAGATGTCAATCTCTgacttaaatatttgtatttctttatttcaacaaAGTGCACTTCCCAAACTGAGTGAGAAGAAGCAGGCATTTAATGCCTACAAAGTtcaaacagagaaagaagaaaaggaagaggccagaataaaatacaaagagTCCAAAGAGACCTTCCAGAGATTTTTGGAGAACCACGACAAGATGACATCAACCACTAGATACAAGtaagtgctgcagtgtttttccCCCTGATTGATTTATGGTTCTCTGAATTGTCAGTATGATTATGCAGATGGCATCAATGAAAGGTCCTCTGCAGCGTGTGCACATCATTGTGCAGTTACAGCACTGTTAACTTCAACTAATGTAACATGTTAGCACTCATCACTCTTTTGGTGCTGTATGTTCACCATCACACACTGTTGCTAACTCACCATTACTGATTAAATGGACTAAAGCAACATAGTGATTAGCTACCTCTGATAGTTGGGTTCCTTccctttcggctcatcccgtgagtttgGGGTCGCcagagcggatcattgtctgcatgttgatttagcacagtttttatgctggatgcccttcctgacgcaaccctccccaatttctaccgggcttgggaccggcattgcacagctggggatagggatgggttcagtatcttgccgaGGGACActttaaaatatgcaatatgCAAACCTCGACCCTATGGACGGTAGGCGGGCACTCTACCCACTGAGGCACTGCCGCCCATACCTCTAATAGTTGGGTAAAAGTAGAAATGGCATCTTGGATGtaatttgttaattaatttatgcatttccttattttcactaaatatttattatttctattgaACACAAACTAGAAGTAAGGATGTATTTGACCAATAACCTTTTACATGTTACAGTTTTTAATCTGTGGTATTGGTCCAGCACTTTTTAACTTGGCGTTTGGGTAAAATTCATCACAGTAGACAGAGCAGAAAGATGGATCAACTAGTAGTGACCTTGACAACAAGCCAGTTCAGCTGGCATTGGGGTTCTGTTAACTGGGCACGTAATCTAGGATGGCTCACAACAAGCAGTTGGAGAGCATTTCAGGGTCGTTTGATGGTATGTGTAAGGTTTTAGTTCATCAGACAACCCACACTGCAATGAAGGAAATTGATATTCAGTGCACATCCTGAAATTaagctctttttgtttttcaactttttttgtgtgtgttttatagcaAATGCATGTCTGTATGTGTTGGCTTGCACCAAGaatttactgtatatggaaACAAGATAAACTTGGTCTGTGAGATGCTGCCCTCATGTGGATTACTTGTGAAAATGTCCtaaatgtgtgtatacactTTGAAACCAGGAAAGCAGAACAGATGTTTGGTGAGCTTGAGGTGTGGAGCTGTGTTCCAGAGAGAGATCGACTGGAGATCTATGAAGACGTGTTGTTCTATCTTGCTAAGAAAGAGAAGGTAAAGCTTTGTTTAACAGTTGAGCCAAAAATCCAAACGTTGTAGTCTCTTAGTTTTTTGCTCCCCAGATTAGTCATATTTATTTAGATAATTCCTTTCTCAGTCATCATCTGCCTGGTtcataaattaatgtttttttttttttatgatgggAGTTTGTGACAATTGACACAGTTAACACCCTGGTGTCAtcatttacaaattatttacagGAGCAAGCCAAGCAGCTAAGAAAGAGGAACTGGGAGgctctgaaaaacattttggacaACATGGCCAATGTCACATACCGAACCACCTGGTCTGAGGCCCAGCAGTACCTGCTAGACAACCCCACTTTTGCAGAAGATGAGGAGCTGCAAAGTATGAGAGCAAACATTTATGTCTTACTATAGTGAGAGTGTTTAAAGTGTAATGTACAATATCACCATAGTTGGGCCCCTCAGTTCTATGCAACCGTGTTGATAGTGTTATCTACTAACAGATATGGACAAGGAAGATGCCCTGATTTGTTTTGAAGAGCACATCCGGGCActggagaaggaggaagaggaagataaACAAAAGACTCTTCTCAGGGAGCGTAGACGGCAACGCAAGAACAGAGAGGCCTTCCAGGTGAGAGGGAATGAAGCAAACAGTTGTATCTCAAAATATGTATTGGACGGTGCTATGTAAGGACATGCAACACTGGGCTAATTTACCATAATCCAAAAAATGTGAGAGTGGCTTCAATCTCCTAGGTTAGATTTGTTTGTTGGAAAAGGTTGAGTAATGATCTAAATCCAAATCAGAAAAAACGGAATCTGTTTGTACAATAGTGATGCATCAGTTCTTGTCCTGAATTCAGATTAAATTGTTTTCTCTCAGAAATTTCTGGATgagcttcatgaccatggccaGCTTCACTCCATGTCTGCATGGATGGAGATGTACCCAACCTTGAGCTCAGACATCCGTTTTGCCAACATGCTGGGCCAGCCAGGTAGGATCGTAGGCCACTTTACCTCTCAGTTCACGAGCTAAACACTGAGCACTTTGATGTGACATGCAAACAGGAAATGACATGAACACAGATGTAAGGCATACACAGCCTATGTTAGAAAGGCTTTATGAACCACATTAATTGACTGTTGATCAAGCTTTTATTAATTGCAGTTTACTTCAGACTTATTTTTGTTACGTAGCTTTGACCTTCCCCCAAAATCTTTCAGCCACAACTCTGATATTTTTATACTGCTTTTGTATTCCACACTTGGTTTAAAGGAGTTTGCTGCATAAAACTATAATTATTCTTTTATAGCTGATGCCATTTGTTGTGCAGGTTCTACTCCCCTGGATTTGTTCAAATTCTATGTAGAAGACTTGAAGGCACGTTATCACGATGAAAAAAGGATCATTAAAGATATTCTCAAGGTGAGGGTATTATTAAACCTCATTAGTACAGCACATTAACATCTGGCATATTAGCATAGGAGCAAAGCCTATACCTGGACATGTTGATGTTCAGGTATTaagtctgctttgttttttgatgcaagttttttttactgatttgactttattctctCCCTGTATGGCTTTGCCAGGATAAAGGCTTCTTGGTTGAAGTTAACACCAGCTTTGACGACTTTGGATCAGTCATAAGCTCAGACAAGAGAGCCACAACACTGGATGCAGGAAACATTAAACTGGCATTCAACAGTGTAAGACTCcggacacattttttttcactagTTTTTCAGATTGTATTTGATACACTTAGTGAGCTCATTATTAGGTACCCCTGTTCAATTGATGCAATGCAAGtcataacataacatatatTTCTCAATTACTAAGTTTATAATGTTCAGGTTTACTTGACATTCAGTTAAAGGTGGTGGTCTACTGGACTacggagtttttttttttgtttgtttctgtcctaCCCTTTTACATTTGTACATGAGTAGGGCAAGGAATTGAAAAATGTCTGAATATAATGCAGATCATGACCACCTAAAACAAGGCATCAGTTACATTTAGGTCACTGATCTTAATGCAAGATTGTTCACTAATGACTTGTAAACAAGGTTTATCTCAACATACTGTGAAACAATCcttacatttttcttctcttccgTTCGTATATTAGATTAACCCTTTTTGCAACTTCTTCTTGTCTAGCTGCTGGAGAAGGCTGAAgccagagagagggagcgagagaagGAGGAGGCCAGGAAGATGAAAAGGAAAGAAGCAGCCTTCAAGAACATGCTGAAACAGGCCACACCTCCACTTGAACCAGAGGCTTCATGGGAAGGAGTATGTCTTTTACACAATTAATATTCCTGTGGTTTCTCAGTATCAGCTATTTTCTATTAATATGCCACTTTGTGTTACTTATGATTTTATAGAAATGTAACTAAGTAAAAGAagattatttgctttttaactTGTGTTTGGTGATGACCCCCATTTTACCCTTTCAGGTCAGAGACAGATTCTTGAAAGAACCAGCCTTTGAAGATGTGACTCTGGAGTCAGAGAGGAAAAGGATTTTCAAAGACTTCATGCATGTCTTGGAGGTAAGACTGTCATGACTGTGGGAATGGGCTGAATTTATCCATCGTGATGTTAAACATAGTATTTACTATTGTAACAGCACGAATGCCAACATCACCACTCCAAGACGAAGAAGCACTCAAAGAAATCTAAGAAGCACCACAGGAAAAGATCTCGCTCTCGATCGGTCAGTAGTTTTCAGACAATAAGTTGACAGCAACCATGTTAGGAGTCAGTAATGCACCAGAATATCTAAAATCTAAGATTCTAAACCATGGCTTAAATTTCTCCACTTAAATGTTTCAACAGGGCTCAGAGTCGGAGGACGAGGAATAtcacaagaagaaaaagaggtcCCAGTCCAAATCTCCTTCGGAACGCTCGTCCAGTGGAGAATCTGgttagagatttttttttatagcttaaTGAACTTGTTTATTGTCAAATTCATAAGGTTCAGGACAGTTGCcatttactgacattttctgCCTGAAACCAGAGAGAAGCTATAAAAAATCCAAGAAGCACaagaagaaggggaaaaagAGACGCCACAAGTCTGTAAGTATACTGGAAgtcattttattgtgttatatAAACTGAATGAGTGTTTGTATGTATACTGAATGTTACCATGACAACCAGGCATCACCAGATTCTGACAATGAGAAGAAGGGAAGAGAGCGTGATGGAAAGCGTGAAAAAGACCTAGAGAAAGATAAAGAGAACGACAAGTCTCGGGGAAAATCTCGGTCCGACTCTAAACAGAAGTCTCCTAAAAGGAAAGCGGCCAAAGAGGAGGTTAATTgtctattttaaaattattttttttaagttacctATATTGTAATGTTGATTGGAATGATTCAGATAAAAATTTGAAGTGTTTtagaaaaaattataattactgGATTTGGATTTCATAAACTTTTTATGTGGTGGGCATTTTGAGGTAgcagaaaatggttttaaaaatccCTTTGTCCGGTGTGtgaattaaatcaaatattgtTGCATACATTGATGTCATTTTAATGGCATGTTGGAAACCCccgttatttatatttttaccagctaatttttttatttcttatagtTTTAGGACTgaatctttgttttcttgtgttgtaATCAGGGTGGCTGGGATACCTCGGGCAGTGAACTGAGCGAAGGAGAgctagaaaaaagaagaagaactttATTGGAACAGCTTGATGCACCTTGATGTTCACATGCTGCAGCCTTTTATGTTCTATTTGTAGACTTCTACAAATATGCATTCCCTTTCAAGCTCGTCCGACTGCACTGGTCAAACCATTGTGGACAAACTGACGCAATGAAACGATTTCTACCGGTATTTATGGAACGTGCTACACTGATAGACCATGCTTATTCAGAAAATAATTTGATATCAGGAACTAGTGATCAGTTGTTAAATATTTGGATCTCATTTGCTTTTGttagctttgtcttttttttttgttttagttaattGTAGTTTGACGTTTTCCAttgccatttatttttatactccATAAAAAGCAGATCTTAATGCCATGCTGAATGTCATTCACCTGGAGaagcagctttaaaaaatgtccaacaggtcacaaacaggaaatactCCTTATTTGATCCAACTTAAGCTGTGTTTGCAAGGGATGAtccaaaaaggttttaattGAAGCATTTTGctaaattgtaataaaatactGTCAATAGATGATGTCTGTAATTGGATACTTTACAATTTCAACAATTGGTATTTTCTTAACATCTGCGAGACAGGCATAGTATACTTACTGATGAATCCCTTTTAAATATCAAATTGTACCAATGAAAAAACATCTTGCAGTAGTAGCATTTTGTAACACTTAAGAATATGACAAATTATCTGAGATAAACAGTTGTATATTCATTGTAAAGGTTTATTCATTTGTTGAAAATCATcacctaatttttaaaaagcttgttattttgtcattatCACAAACTGcctaaaatacatttctggtgaacgtaaaaaaacaaacaaaaaaacatgccagTATTATCCAGTTAGAGAAATGACACAATATCAGACAATGACATTGAGAAAAAAGGAGATGAACAGCAGCACGTGCATCACAGAACCACTAAACCAGCACATGAAGGGTCAAGTAGCACAGACTAGTTCTATAGTTACTTCATAGTGTCTTAAGTAAAAACCTGCACATTAGAAAATGCTGCTTGTTTTTGTAGCTGGCTTTAATGCACCTGTGACACAGTCAATCCCAGTGATCCTCCTGCATTATGTGAGATTACTGTAGATTTCTGGCTGCATTCGgcttaaatatacaaaaatggaaacaaactaTAAGTTAAAACAACACTCAAGTTGTATAACACAAGGCAATGAAATTTGTTTAAACAATATGTACACGTTTGACCATCTGGTAATGtgtattaagtaaaaaaaacatagcaaaaTATCTGTACATTTAGGAAACATTTGTATTGTACTTTTGCCGTGTTTTGATGACTGTTGGCAAAAAATAACATAAGCTTAAAGGAATCTTTTCAGTGGTTAAATACTAtacattaaaattacaataaagtaGACACAGTACCCGGGTATGTGATTAACGTTTAAAAATGTTGAGATAAAATACAAAGTTGTATCCAGTTTTGATGATGAAATCAATCAAGAATGTAGTTTTCTGCATGAGACTTCTTTACGGTTCATTTGCTTGTTTTCAGAAACCAGTCGAGTTGCCTGACGGTGTACTTTTACATAAGCAGTTGACCTCTATAGATTAAGAGCTACAAAGTCGGTGTGATCCAGTAACCAATAACTAGTAAAATCAGTATTAATCTGTCATACTATAGTACAAAGAGTTACTTtctattcattttctttgtgcCTTCAGTTGAAATGCTTCAtgagatgtaaaataaaatgtgcaagtTGTGCACATTTGTATAGTTCAGAGCACTGGAATGTACCAAGATAAGTGAGTGTCAAATTCATTACTAAAAGATGCAATATTTGTAATAGCTAAAGGGAACACACCCCATACattctaaaatatgttttcaaggAAGCATCTCTTAATGTGGCTCAACAAGTCCAGTTTTACGGATCTTACAATTAAAGCCAGGTCAAGTTGTATTGCTTTAGGGGATTATTAAAAACAGTCAGACAAACGGGATATTAGACCACAAAAATAAGTTCAGGCACTTGGTTTCTGAATTAACCTTTCAAACACTTCTTTAAATTCTCCATGTCCCAGTCCTTCGTAGTGAGAAGCTGCTACTACCACAGACATGGAATAAAGTGTATTcttatgtaatatatatatacatattcatGTCTGTGGTTGCTATAACACCtgtcatttttcactttttgtcctTCACTCTGCATCTAACCGTCTGTCTCATCCTCATCTACCCCCCTCCCCCACAAAGA
It contains:
- the prpf40a gene encoding pre-mRNA-processing factor 40 homolog A isoform X1 codes for the protein MSSSEANNGPSQAPPYPGVPPTAIPPPFMGPPGIPPHFPPMGMPPMGQRPPSMTPMPPGIIPPGIMPPMGAPPIGQMPGMMPPMMPGMMMPPRMPAAAVQPTGPPGVDSTAAAPGTATTTNGSPQEEQPKKKSLWTEHKSLDGKTYYYNTETKQSTWEKPDELKSPAEQMLSKCPWKEYKSDTGKPYYYNSQTKESRWTKPKELEDLEAMIKAEENGTVEAAAPGTTTAPVVQADNTATMTTIVEAETATVVPEEQPSQVTVHHTAEVKAADAPVASSESTAAAESTASVEVPKEERPELQKKTYKWNTKEEAKQAFKELLKEKGVSSNSSWEQAMKMIINDPRYSALPKLSEKKQAFNAYKVQTEKEEKEEARIKYKESKETFQRFLENHDKMTSTTRYKKAEQMFGELEVWSCVPERDRLEIYEDVLFYLAKKEKEQAKQLRKRNWEALKNILDNMANVTYRTTWSEAQQYLLDNPTFAEDEELQNMDKEDALICFEEHIRALEKEEEEDKQKTLLRERRRQRKNREAFQKFLDELHDHGQLHSMSAWMEMYPTLSSDIRFANMLGQPGSTPLDLFKFYVEDLKARYHDEKRIIKDILKDKGFLVEVNTSFDDFGSVISSDKRATTLDAGNIKLAFNSLLEKAEAREREREKEEARKMKRKEAAFKNMLKQATPPLEPEASWEGVRDRFLKEPAFEDVTLESERKRIFKDFMHVLEHECQHHHSKTKKHSKKSKKHHRKRSRSRSGSESEDEEYHKKKKRSQSKSPSERSSSGESERSYKKSKKHKKKGKKRRHKSASPDSDNEKKGRERDGKREKDLEKDKENDKSRGKSRSDSKQKSPKRKAAKEEGGWDTSGSELSEGELEKRRRTLLEQLDAP
- the prpf40a gene encoding pre-mRNA-processing factor 40 homolog A isoform X2; the protein is MMGPPGIPPHFPPMGMPPMGQRPPSMTPMPPGIIPPGIMPPMGAPPIGQMPGMMPPMMPGMMMPPRMPAAAVQPTGPPGVDSTAAAPGTATTTNGSPQEEQPKKKSLWTEHKSLDGKTYYYNTETKQSTWEKPDELKSPAEQMLSKCPWKEYKSDTGKPYYYNSQTKESRWTKPKELEDLEAMIKAEENGTVEAAAPGTTTAPVVQADNTATMTTIVEAETATVVPEEQPSQVTVHHTAEVKAADAPVASSESTAAAESTASVEVPKEERPELQKKTYKWNTKEEAKQAFKELLKEKGVSSNSSWEQAMKMIINDPRYSALPKLSEKKQAFNAYKVQTEKEEKEEARIKYKESKETFQRFLENHDKMTSTTRYKKAEQMFGELEVWSCVPERDRLEIYEDVLFYLAKKEKEQAKQLRKRNWEALKNILDNMANVTYRTTWSEAQQYLLDNPTFAEDEELQNMDKEDALICFEEHIRALEKEEEEDKQKTLLRERRRQRKNREAFQKFLDELHDHGQLHSMSAWMEMYPTLSSDIRFANMLGQPGSTPLDLFKFYVEDLKARYHDEKRIIKDILKDKGFLVEVNTSFDDFGSVISSDKRATTLDAGNIKLAFNSLLEKAEAREREREKEEARKMKRKEAAFKNMLKQATPPLEPEASWEGVRDRFLKEPAFEDVTLESERKRIFKDFMHVLEHECQHHHSKTKKHSKKSKKHHRKRSRSRSGSESEDEEYHKKKKRSQSKSPSERSSSGESERSYKKSKKHKKKGKKRRHKSASPDSDNEKKGRERDGKREKDLEKDKENDKSRGKSRSDSKQKSPKRKAAKEEGGWDTSGSELSEGELEKRRRTLLEQLDAP